Proteins from a single region of Starkeya sp. ORNL1:
- a CDS encoding DUF1236 domain-containing protein produces MKKVVYAALLSSVIIIPASAIAQTAVVAVPSEVETYVVKEKTPSVMMQGDVMVGSELPRAVVIHKVPKFDAFSYAVVNNRRVIVDAKTRRVIKIIE; encoded by the coding sequence ATGAAAAAGGTAGTATATGCCGCCCTTCTGAGTAGTGTTATTATTATTCCGGCGTCTGCCATTGCTCAGACTGCCGTCGTAGCGGTACCGTCTGAGGTGGAAACCTATGTCGTGAAGGAAAAGACACCCTCCGTGATGATGCAAGGCGATGTCATGGTGGGCTCTGAGCTGCCGCGCGCCGTCGTCATCCACAAGGTGCCCAAATTCGACGCCTTCAGCTACGCTGTTGTGAACAATCGGCGAGTCATCGTCGACGCGAAGACTCGGAGAGTCATCAAGATCATCGAATGA
- a CDS encoding septal ring lytic transglycosylase RlpA family protein encodes MVVGVGLVVANCGATSSKLASKVDPKYGVTASPRVVAFGQPVPKGGGAYRVGKPYQVAGRTYVPEANTRYKAEGIASWYGDDFHGRLTANGEVFDMESIAAAHPTLPMPCYVRVTNLDNRKSMIVRVNDRGPYHSDRVIDVSSKAADLLGFKGRGTARVRVEYVGSAPLEGSDDRKLVATLRNDGSSPMPVNSGVMVASNGALPVSSVATSRLPAANAPMPPDRPFDLGEGTGVASAEPVLRTQNVAVVAPAPRAVATAPLPTISTQRPVQVATAGMLPAVRPAAAKPHAVAQAPLPAAPAPVAQAAPRPVRVANAAPPPVQPSGDPLAAAGWMVGPQPVANYAPSSGMVTPVGTGRGLY; translated from the coding sequence CTGGTCGTCGGCGTTGGGCTCGTCGTCGCCAATTGCGGCGCCACATCATCCAAGCTCGCCAGCAAGGTTGACCCGAAATACGGCGTCACCGCCAGCCCGCGCGTGGTCGCGTTCGGCCAGCCGGTGCCGAAGGGCGGCGGTGCCTATAGAGTTGGTAAGCCGTATCAGGTCGCCGGCCGCACCTATGTCCCCGAAGCGAACACCCGCTACAAGGCGGAAGGCATCGCCTCCTGGTATGGCGACGACTTCCATGGTCGCCTCACCGCCAATGGCGAGGTGTTCGACATGGAATCGATCGCCGCGGCGCATCCGACGCTTCCGATGCCGTGCTATGTGCGCGTCACCAATCTCGACAATCGCAAGTCGATGATCGTGCGCGTGAATGATCGCGGTCCCTATCACAGCGACCGCGTGATCGACGTGTCGTCGAAGGCGGCGGATCTGCTCGGCTTCAAGGGTCGCGGTACCGCCCGTGTGCGCGTGGAATATGTCGGGAGCGCGCCGCTCGAAGGCTCCGACGACCGCAAGCTGGTGGCGACGCTGCGCAATGACGGCTCGTCGCCGATGCCGGTCAATTCCGGCGTGATGGTCGCCTCCAACGGCGCGCTGCCGGTCTCGAGCGTCGCGACCTCGCGTCTGCCTGCCGCCAATGCGCCGATGCCGCCGGATCGCCCGTTCGATCTCGGCGAGGGCACGGGCGTCGCGAGCGCGGAGCCGGTGCTGCGTACGCAGAATGTCGCCGTGGTCGCTCCGGCGCCGCGCGCGGTCGCCACTGCGCCGCTGCCTACCATTTCGACCCAGCGTCCGGTGCAGGTTGCGACGGCAGGCATGCTGCCGGCAGTTCGCCCGGCTGCCGCCAAGCCGCATGCCGTTGCCCAGGCTCCGCTGCCGGCCGCGCCGGCGCCGGTGGCTCAGGCCGCGCCCCGTCCGGTGCGGGTGGCGAATGCGGCGCCGCCGCCCGTACAGCCCTCCGGCGATCCGCTCGCCGCTGCGGGCTGGATGGTCGGCCCGCAGCCGGTCGCCAATTATGCGCCGTCCTCCGGGATGGTCACGCCGGTCGGGACCGGACGCGGGCTCTATTGA
- a CDS encoding solute carrier family 23 protein, protein MRYDQHSRPPLSVLLTSIAQHMGLMAVTLVFPLLVAQAAGADNIFQARYVALSMLALGVATLAQAWSGHVFRLPRVGSGFLLPAVFTAAYLPASLAAAKSGGLEAVAGLTITAGATEIVLSRFISRLRPYLPIEIVGLVVLMIGMILGTVALKLMVGFTNDAPLAASDSGAAMAALAVMIALSVWGGARVRTMAVLIGLAAGTILHAIFQLAGGSPPGEHAAPLETLVWPLIAPGFDVALLPGFLVGALACTLRAFGDIVASQKANDREWKRPDYSSIEAGALADGLGTLIAGVIGTMGLNTYSASVGLSVATEVLSRRVAIGVGFGWIALAFLPGSSSFVLAIPQSVLGAALLFASAFVVLSGVSILGQRMLDSRRTIAVGLGFLLGISFDEIPALYAQHLPQILRPVVSSSLVLGLVAALTLNALFRIGSRRSHRLTWDPATGFKPLRRFLLEVGGLEGARLEAVARLSRVAEEFNEAAAHLSDGSPIEVSTGFDEYMLELRFAWHGRPLVGGTAPSLDADVDEDAMMNGVVLALIARLSDRMIQRELPDKRHELTCVVDQ, encoded by the coding sequence GTGCGATACGATCAGCACTCACGTCCTCCGCTTTCAGTCCTGCTGACCTCGATCGCCCAGCACATGGGGCTCATGGCGGTGACGCTCGTGTTCCCGTTGCTGGTCGCGCAAGCCGCGGGTGCGGACAACATATTTCAGGCTCGATACGTCGCGTTGTCGATGCTCGCTTTGGGCGTCGCGACCCTCGCGCAGGCGTGGAGCGGCCATGTCTTCCGCCTGCCACGTGTCGGCAGTGGCTTCCTGCTGCCCGCGGTCTTCACGGCCGCCTATCTGCCGGCAAGCCTGGCCGCTGCGAAGAGCGGAGGGCTGGAGGCCGTGGCGGGTCTCACCATCACTGCCGGCGCGACCGAGATAGTTCTCAGCCGCTTCATCAGCCGCCTGCGACCTTACCTGCCCATCGAGATCGTCGGACTGGTCGTCCTGATGATCGGCATGATCCTGGGCACCGTGGCGCTTAAGCTCATGGTCGGCTTTACCAATGACGCTCCGCTGGCCGCCAGCGACAGCGGTGCAGCAATGGCCGCCCTCGCCGTCATGATCGCCCTCTCCGTCTGGGGTGGAGCGCGCGTGCGCACCATGGCCGTGCTGATCGGCCTTGCGGCCGGCACGATCCTTCATGCGATCTTTCAACTTGCCGGCGGCTCGCCCCCTGGCGAACACGCAGCCCCGCTGGAGACGCTGGTGTGGCCGTTGATAGCGCCTGGCTTCGATGTCGCCTTGCTGCCCGGATTTCTGGTTGGTGCGCTTGCCTGCACGCTTCGCGCGTTCGGCGACATTGTCGCCAGCCAGAAAGCCAATGATCGAGAATGGAAGCGGCCGGATTACTCCAGCATCGAAGCCGGCGCGCTGGCGGATGGGCTCGGGACGCTGATCGCGGGAGTGATCGGCACGATGGGGCTCAACACCTATTCCGCCAGCGTCGGCCTGTCGGTGGCAACGGAGGTGCTGTCGCGCCGCGTCGCCATCGGCGTCGGGTTCGGCTGGATCGCCCTCGCCTTCCTGCCGGGCTCATCCAGCTTCGTGCTGGCCATCCCACAGAGCGTGCTGGGTGCGGCGCTGCTCTTCGCGTCGGCGTTCGTGGTGCTGTCGGGTGTCTCGATCCTCGGACAAAGAATGCTCGACTCGCGGCGAACGATCGCGGTCGGGCTGGGCTTCCTGCTCGGCATTTCCTTCGATGAGATACCGGCCCTCTACGCCCAGCATCTGCCGCAGATCCTTCGGCCCGTGGTCAGCTCTTCACTTGTGCTCGGCCTTGTGGCCGCCCTGACGTTGAACGCATTGTTTCGGATCGGTAGCCGCAGATCGCATCGGCTGACCTGGGATCCAGCCACCGGCTTCAAGCCATTGCGGCGCTTCCTGCTCGAAGTCGGCGGGCTGGAGGGTGCCCGCCTGGAGGCCGTCGCCAGGCTGTCGCGCGTGGCCGAGGAGTTCAATGAGGCAGCTGCGCACCTGTCGGACGGCTCACCAATCGAAGTTTCGACGGGTTTCGACGAATATATGCTGGAGCTGCGTTTCGCCTGGCACGGCCGCCCGCTGGTCGGCGGCACGGCTCCGAGCCTCGACGCGGATGTCGATGAAGACGCGATGATGAATGGCGTGGTGCTGGCGTTGATCGCGCGGCTGTCGGATCGAATGATTCAGCGTGAACTGCCTGACAAACGCCATGAGCTCACCTGCGTTGTTGATCAATAA
- a CDS encoding diguanylate cyclase, protein MGPGALPKNPVGLRSRLIWALLVALCLFLVERVWTVTRYRAELLAAAQERVLDLALRGQAAFDQDVASAKVTLGILAEREADLIDTPACGTLLANTLTAAPNILHLTFTNTEGVVTCSTLERSIGQNYMDRPHIRVPLQSGTWHISDLIHGRVLQEPTLFVALPVTNASGDTSGLLLARLNLTWLSTFIANNDRFGETSTVLVDSTGEYAAEFPPSDDGSTQIFVPNIARASLARSEGTAELEDVNGRGVLVGFTRLSLNNAHLAVLLDRDAALASINRALRETLFAFAAICALVGAGVAFGANRYVVRPVERLAARLASVGHGNHLPPGTPITGVKEMQPLERAIDEMVLRLADRERELRNANGHLAALAAIDPLTQIANRRAFDSYFETVWRSALETKSTIGVIILDVDHFKSFNDIYGHIAGDQCLRDIAAALSHEVRFERDLVARLGGEEFVVLLPESVPTYIESVAFRLRRAVEVLAIPHSPTALGIITISVGFASHAPKRGDPPGMLLGNADRALYRAKREGRNKVRGDEGEAA, encoded by the coding sequence ATGGGCCCAGGAGCCTTACCCAAAAATCCGGTGGGTCTTCGATCTCGCCTTATCTGGGCGTTGCTTGTCGCTCTATGCCTGTTCCTCGTCGAGCGGGTTTGGACCGTTACGCGATATCGCGCCGAATTGCTCGCTGCGGCGCAGGAACGGGTGCTGGATCTGGCGCTGCGCGGCCAGGCGGCGTTCGATCAGGACGTTGCCAGCGCAAAGGTTACACTTGGCATCCTCGCCGAGCGGGAAGCGGACCTGATTGACACGCCTGCATGCGGCACGCTTCTCGCCAACACGCTGACGGCAGCTCCCAACATTCTTCACCTGACTTTCACGAACACCGAGGGCGTCGTCACATGCTCCACCCTGGAGCGCAGCATCGGCCAGAATTATATGGATCGGCCGCATATTCGCGTGCCGCTGCAATCCGGAACCTGGCACATCAGTGACCTGATTCACGGCAGGGTCCTGCAAGAGCCGACCCTCTTCGTCGCGCTTCCCGTGACGAATGCCAGCGGGGATACCAGCGGCCTGCTTCTCGCCCGTCTGAATCTGACGTGGCTGTCGACCTTTATCGCGAACAATGACCGATTTGGAGAAACCTCGACGGTTCTGGTCGACAGCACGGGCGAATACGCCGCCGAATTCCCGCCGAGCGACGATGGCTCGACGCAGATATTCGTTCCCAATATCGCTCGGGCGAGTTTGGCTCGAAGCGAAGGAACCGCTGAGCTCGAAGACGTGAACGGGCGTGGGGTGCTGGTCGGCTTCACACGCCTTTCCTTGAACAATGCCCATCTCGCCGTGCTGCTCGATCGAGATGCTGCCCTTGCCAGCATCAACCGGGCGCTTCGCGAAACCCTGTTCGCCTTTGCGGCAATCTGCGCGCTGGTCGGGGCCGGCGTGGCATTCGGCGCAAACCGCTATGTCGTGCGCCCGGTCGAACGCCTCGCGGCCAGGCTGGCTTCTGTCGGGCATGGCAATCACTTGCCACCGGGGACGCCGATTACCGGCGTCAAGGAAATGCAACCATTGGAGCGAGCCATTGATGAGATGGTGCTCCGCCTGGCTGACCGCGAACGCGAATTGCGCAATGCCAACGGACATCTCGCGGCCCTTGCGGCGATCGATCCCTTGACGCAGATCGCAAATCGAAGGGCTTTCGACAGCTACTTCGAGACTGTCTGGCGAAGCGCCTTGGAGACGAAATCGACCATCGGCGTCATCATTCTGGATGTCGATCACTTCAAGAGCTTCAACGATATCTACGGGCATATTGCAGGCGACCAGTGCCTACGCGATATCGCCGCTGCCTTGAGCCACGAGGTTCGCTTCGAGCGCGATCTTGTGGCCCGGCTCGGGGGCGAGGAGTTCGTCGTGCTCCTGCCCGAAAGCGTGCCGACCTATATCGAGAGCGTGGCGTTCCGGCTGCGCCGCGCGGTCGAGGTGCTGGCCATTCCCCATTCCCCCACCGCCCTCGGCATCATCACCATCAGCGTCGGGTTCGCGTCGCACGCGCCGAAGCGCGGGGATCCTCCCGGAATGCTGCTCGGCAACGCAGACCGTGCGCTTTATCGCGCCAAGCGCGAAGGCAGGAACAAGGTACGCGGCGACGAGGGTGAAGCGGCCTGA